From Xiphophorus hellerii strain 12219 chromosome 6, Xiphophorus_hellerii-4.1, whole genome shotgun sequence, the proteins below share one genomic window:
- the LOC116720888 gene encoding relaxin-3 receptor 1-like yields MQSNSSSLGPPTGLSECGGQEEEISELVSPTGAGSNLPMFNLSLNCWLLILSKESSLDLHGDSANLPVRVVIALVYLVVCVLGLVGNLLALFLLHSRRRGHHHSAIDCFVMSLTITDLQFVLTLPFWAVDTVLDFRWPFGRVMCKIVSSVTTMNMYASVFFLTAMSVTRYHSLVTSLKMSSPRIATARAKWVSSAIWVVSLVATLPHAFYSTTVQVSADDELCLVRFSDSDSGHWDPQVLLGLYQTQKVLLGFVVPLIIISVCYLLLLRFILSRRIVGSSVGNGSGTDKSEHERGRHRKRSKVTRSVTIVVLSFFICWLPNQALTLWGVLIKFDLVPFSKAFYNTQAYAFPLTVCLAHANSCLNPVLYCLIRKEYRAGLKELLLRVSRNARNVLSLALRGRRVEEAPPSTVVMHKDINM; encoded by the exons ATGCAGAGCAACAGCAGCTCCCTCGGACCCCCCACCGGGCTGAGTGAGTGCGGGGGGCAGGAAGAGGAGATATCCGAGCTGGTCAGCCCGACAGGAGCAGGCTCCAACCTCCCGATGTTTAACCTTTCACTCAACTGCTGGCTTCTCATCCTCTCCAAGGAGTCCTCCCTGGATCTGCATGGAGACAGCGCCAACCTGCCA GTGCGAGTCGTCATTGCTCTGGTCTACCTGGTGGTGTGCGTCCTGGGACTGGTGGGGAACCTCCTGGCGCTCTTCCTCCTACACTCCCGCCGCCGGGGCCACCACCACTCCGCCATCGACTGCTTCGTGATGAGCCTGACCATCACAGACCTCCAGTTCGTCCTGACCTTGCCCTTCTGGGCCGTGGACACTGTGCTGGACTTCCGCTGGCCCTTCGGCCGCGTCATGTGCAAGATCGTGAGCTCGGTCACCACCATGAACATGTACGCCAGCGTTTTCTTCCTCACGGCGATGAGCGTGACCCGGTACCATTCCCTGGTTACGTCCCTGAAGATGAGCAGCCCCAGGATCGCCACGGCCCGCGCCAAGTGGGTCAGTTCGGCCATTTGGGTGGTCTCTCTGGTGGCCACGCTGCCCCACGCTTTCTACTCCACCACCGTTCAG GTGTCTGCAGATGACGAGCTCTGCTTAGTTCGGTTTTCAGACTCTGACTCAGGTCACTGGGATCCCCAGGTTTTGCTTGGGCTCTACCAAACACAGAAGGTCCTTCTAGGCTTTGTAGTTCCCCTGATCATCATTTCCGTGTGCTACCTCCTCCTGCTGAGGTTCATCCTGAGCCGGCGCATCGTGGGCAGCTCGGTTGGCAACGGCAGCGGCACGGACAAGTCGGAGCACGAGAGAGGACGCCACCGCAAACGCTCCAAAGTTACTCGTTCCGTCACCATCGTAGTCCTGTCCTTCTTCATCTGCTGGCTGCCGAACCAGGCTCTCACCCTGTGGGGGGTGCTCATCAAGTTTGACCTTGTGCCCTTCAGTAAGGCCTTCTACAACACCCAGGCATATGCCTTTCCGCTGACTGTGTGTCTCGCCCATGCCAACAGCTGTCTCAACCCAGTGCTCTACTGCCTGATCCGAAAAGAGTACAGGGCCGGACTGAAGGAGCTCCTTCTGCGAGTTTCTCGTAACGCCCGGAACGTTCTTTCTCTGGCTCTGAGAGGAAGGAGAGTGGAGGAGGCACCTCCCAGCACGGTTGTGATGCACAAAGACATCAatatgtga